The Chiloscyllium punctatum isolate Juve2018m chromosome 12, sChiPun1.3, whole genome shotgun sequence genome includes a region encoding these proteins:
- the LOC140483655 gene encoding ankyrin repeat and SOCS box protein 9-like — protein MGFYISSMSGTELKNTRFQPETLQERQYQTAPNYNYKWTDLHCEASRGNIERLQALLRIAGEDQINQKDYYGKSPLYWAAYKGQRACIELLLEHGADANSQCKHGATPLHAVIGLFPDCALLLIQNGADVDLPDNWGVTPMYLAACSGQLDCLRMLVLSGAKITYRNKNTGEAPKQLASKTTFLSWIDGYQKNPLSLKQTCRLKIRELIGYRKLHAIRTLDVPQSLKSYLMFEDLTLCISASEVISL, from the exons ATGGGATTTTATATCAGTTCCATGTCCGGTACTGAACTAAAAAACACCAGATTCCAGCCAGAGACACTGCAGGAGCGGCAGTACCAAACAGCACCCAACTACAACTACAAATGGACTGATCTACACTGTGAAGCAAGCCGAGGGAACATTGAGAGACTGCAGGCATTACTTCGCATAGCAG GTGAAGATCAGATCAATCAGAAGGATTACTATGGCAAGAGCCCCCTCTACTGGGCTGCGTACAAAGGACAGCGAGCCTGCATTGAGTTACTGCTGGAACATGGTGCTGATGCCAACAGCCAGTGTAAACATGGAGCCACTCCTCTGCATGCTGTAATCGGTCTGTTTCCTGATTGTGCTCTGCTTCTCATACAG AATGGAGCAGATGTAGATCTCCCTGACAACTGGGGTGTAACCCCTATGTACTTGGCTGCCTGCAGTGGACAACTTGACTGTTTACGAATGCTTGTCCTGTCTGGAGCAAAAATCACTTACAGAAATAAG AACACTGGAGAGGCCCCTAAGCAGCTGGCTTCCAAGACCACCTTCCTGTCCTGGATCGATGGATATCAGAAGAACCCACTATCATTGAAGCAAACCTGCCGGCTGAAAATCCGTGAGTTGATTGGCTATCGGAAGCTACACGCCATCAGGACTCTTGACGTCCCTCAGTCACTGAAAAGTTACCTTATGTTTGAGGACCTGACATTGTGCATTTCTGCATCAGAAGTTATTTCATTGTAA